The Fusibacter sp. A1 genome has a segment encoding these proteins:
- a CDS encoding cytidine deaminase produces MEYRKLLDMAIETTKLAYAPYSKVQVGAALLGKSGKVYTGVNVENVSFGATNCAERTAIFKAVSEGELEFTAIAVASSLDHPITPCGICRQVIAEFGSNIEIILGDEKDYTVHKVTELLPLGFFKEELLD; encoded by the coding sequence ATGGAATATCGAAAATTACTGGATATGGCGATAGAAACAACAAAACTTGCTTATGCGCCATATTCAAAAGTGCAAGTTGGTGCGGCCCTGCTTGGTAAATCAGGTAAGGTCTATACGGGTGTGAATGTAGAGAACGTATCGTTCGGAGCGACAAACTGCGCGGAACGTACTGCGATATTTAAAGCCGTTTCTGAGGGAGAGCTCGAGTTTACAGCGATTGCTGTAGCAAGCAGTCTTGATCACCCGATCACACCTTGTGGCATCTGCAGACAGGTCATCGCCGAATTCGGTTCGAACATCGAAATCATTTTGGGTGATGAGAAGGACTACACCGTCCATAAGGTGACTGAATTACTACCGTTAGGATTTTTTAAAGAAGAGTTGTTGGACTAA